Part of the Streptomyces sp. NBC_01460 genome, CTCTTCATCAGTTCGGTGGCGATGGCGTTGGAGACCATCACGTCAGCCTCCTTACGGATGTCCGGGTGGTCGGCAAGATAGGCGTCGAGCTGGTCGCGGGCCTTCCTTGCCTCGTGGTTGGCACGGTTGGAGGCTCTGTAGGCGGCAACGACGTTGTCGATCAGCTCCATGGCCCGGCCCATGGTCGCCAGGCTGGGCGGCCCGACGAAGTTGCTGAGCGGGACGCCGAAGATCTCGGCGAAGCCGATGGCCTCATCGAGGTTGATCCGGCGCTTGCGGTTCTCGATGCGCCAGACCGCAGACGGGTTCATGTCGAA contains:
- a CDS encoding helix-turn-helix domain-containing protein; translation: MPDDEGNPEGVLLSGEENAAVRVKLEREKRGWSTTTLSDRMNDVGFDMNPSAVWRIENRKRRINLDEAIGFAEIFGVPLSNFVGPPSLATMGRAMELIDNVVAAYRASNRANHEARKARDQLDAYLADHPDIRKEADVMVSNAIATELMKSNEEYGPASDA